From a region of the Atribacteraceae bacterium genome:
- a CDS encoding thiamine pyrophosphate-dependent dehydrogenase E1 component subunit alpha, with product MKTDEAVRHLRMYEMMALIRQYEETIYYLFLEGIMPGTIHQYQGQEACAVGMLFDLRTTDYMTSTHRPAGHALAKGVSVESCLAEMFAKASGCCRGKGGSMHLGDMAVGAVPAIAIVGGGLPIAVGIGLSCKMRRTNNVVVCFFGEGAANEGAFHEALNGAAIWDLPVIFACENNLYAASTPIRDMLKVAHVADRACAYGMPGEVVDGNDVLAVNEAAQRAIARARQGGGPTLLELETYRMVGHSRSDACGYRSREEEGYWKSRDPIIRLREHLLANGEADERHLETIEGMVIERIERALTEARNARDPRPEDALKDVYFEGVNRTWQ from the coding sequence ATGAAGACCGATGAGGCGGTGCGTCATCTCCGGATGTACGAGATGATGGCCCTTATTCGCCAATACGAGGAAACGATCTATTACCTGTTTTTGGAAGGAATCATGCCCGGGACCATTCACCAATACCAGGGACAGGAAGCCTGTGCGGTGGGGATGCTCTTCGATCTGAGAACCACCGATTACATGACTTCGACTCACCGGCCGGCCGGCCATGCGTTGGCTAAAGGGGTGTCGGTTGAATCCTGCTTGGCGGAGATGTTCGCTAAAGCCAGTGGGTGCTGTCGGGGTAAAGGGGGCTCCATGCACCTGGGGGATATGGCGGTGGGTGCCGTTCCGGCGATCGCCATCGTGGGCGGGGGCTTACCGATCGCAGTGGGTATCGGTTTGTCCTGCAAGATGCGCCGGACCAATAACGTGGTGGTCTGTTTCTTCGGTGAGGGGGCGGCCAACGAGGGAGCTTTTCACGAGGCGTTGAACGGAGCGGCGATCTGGGACCTCCCGGTGATTTTTGCCTGTGAAAACAACCTGTATGCCGCCTCGACGCCCATCCGGGATATGCTCAAGGTCGCCCATGTAGCCGACCGGGCCTGTGCTTATGGTATGCCGGGGGAAGTGGTGGATGGAAATGATGTCCTGGCGGTCAACGAAGCGGCTCAAAGAGCCATTGCCCGGGCCCGGCAGGGTGGGGGGCCGACACTTTTGGAGCTCGAGACCTATCGGATGGTCGGTCATTCCAGAAGTGATGCCTGTGGTTACCGGAGCCGGGAAGAAGAAGGATATTGGAAGAGCCGGGATCCGATTATTCGCCTGCGTGAACATCTGCTCGCCAATGGGGAAGCGGACGAGCGGCATCTTGAGACAATTGAAGGGATGGTAATCGAAAGGATCGAGCGGGCCTTGACTGAGGCCCGGAACGCCAGGGACCCTCGCCCCGAAGATGCTCTTAAGGACGTCTATTTCGAGGGGGTGAACCGGACGTGGCAGTGA
- a CDS encoding Rrf2 family transcriptional regulator, translating to MSGLFQLNEATSIAFHGMALLTAADTPLSSGHLARETGSSEAHLAKVMRRLAQAGLVTATRGPGGGFTLAKAAVNIVLLDIYQAIEGPFTTNECILNRKNCPFQCCLFGGFLENITGEFKDFLTRRILADLVSFSPIKPLVRK from the coding sequence ATGTCCGGATTGTTCCAACTCAATGAAGCCACCTCCATAGCCTTCCACGGTATGGCTCTTTTAACCGCGGCCGACACTCCTCTCAGTAGCGGGCACCTCGCCCGGGAAACGGGATCGTCGGAAGCACACCTGGCCAAGGTCATGCGCCGGTTGGCGCAGGCCGGCCTGGTGACCGCGACCCGGGGGCCGGGGGGGGGATTCACTCTTGCTAAGGCAGCCGTGAACATAGTTCTTCTGGATATTTACCAGGCCATCGAAGGACCGTTCACCACAAACGAGTGTATCCTCAACCGGAAAAACTGTCCCTTCCAATGCTGCTTGTTCGGTGGTTTCCTGGAGAATATCACCGGGGAATTCAAAGATTTTCTCACCCGGCGTATCCTCGCCGACTTGGTCTCTTTTTCACCGATAAAACCGCTGGTCAGAAAGTAG
- a CDS encoding 4Fe-4S binding protein, protein MTERKTKRSIITIDEEKCNGCGLCATACAEGAIEIRQGKARLVSDSYCDGLGACLDECPQNAIRIVEREAESFDAAAVEKHLSRKPTAGPPLCPGSLARTLFREDWSTVPHTPEEGRQPSLLGNWPVQITLVSPQAPYLKGAPLVIAADCTAFAYRDFHRSFLPGKILLIGCPKLDDGTYYLDKLTEMFTVNQPVSGEVVYMEVPCCGGLVKLVEEARRRSGITFPLTLTKIGINGGIIKREVIQSAESRVQGSKPQPQEALK, encoded by the coding sequence ATGACGGAAAGAAAGACGAAGCGATCCATTATCACCATCGACGAAGAGAAATGCAACGGCTGCGGGCTCTGCGCGACGGCCTGTGCCGAGGGAGCCATCGAGATCCGCCAGGGCAAGGCCCGCCTGGTCAGTGACAGTTATTGTGACGGGTTAGGAGCCTGTCTTGACGAATGCCCACAGAACGCAATCCGGATCGTGGAACGGGAGGCGGAATCCTTCGATGCCGCCGCGGTGGAGAAACACCTGTCCCGGAAACCAACCGCTGGTCCCCCGCTCTGTCCGGGGTCGCTGGCCCGTACGCTTTTTCGGGAGGACTGGTCAACCGTTCCCCACACCCCGGAAGAAGGCCGCCAGCCATCGCTTCTGGGGAACTGGCCGGTTCAGATAACCCTGGTTTCTCCACAAGCTCCGTACCTGAAAGGCGCTCCCCTGGTGATCGCCGCCGACTGTACGGCCTTTGCCTACCGGGATTTCCACAGGTCATTTCTCCCGGGCAAAATCCTCTTGATTGGCTGTCCGAAATTGGACGATGGGACTTATTACCTGGATAAACTTACCGAAATGTTCACCGTCAACCAGCCCGTTTCCGGCGAGGTGGTATACATGGAAGTGCCCTGCTGCGGAGGTCTGGTCAAGCTGGTGGAAGAGGCCCGCCGCCGGAGCGGGATCACATTTCCCCTCACGCTGACCAAAATCGGGATCAATGGCGGGATCATCAAAAGAGAAGTGATTCAAAGCGCAGAGTCCAGGGTTCAGGGTTCAAAACCTCAACCGCAGGAAGCCCTGAAATGA